Proteins from a single region of Deltaproteobacteria bacterium RBG_16_64_85:
- a CDS encoding type II secretion system protein GspG, producing MHLRKTTGDRLRRQAGFTLIEIMVVIVILGLLAALVVPRLVGRTEEAKRTQTRVQIKNLQQAIELFKLDNGFYPSTDQRLDSLVRMPETGRIPKNYRKGGYLDRVPKDPWGNPFVYVFPGQHGDYDISSYGADGVPGGEGEDADVNSWDEK from the coding sequence ATGCACCTACGGAAAACGACAGGGGACCGGCTTCGACGTCAGGCCGGGTTCACGCTCATCGAAATCATGGTCGTTATCGTCATCCTGGGACTGCTGGCGGCGCTCGTGGTGCCCAGGCTGGTCGGCAGGACCGAGGAAGCCAAGCGGACGCAAACCCGCGTACAGATCAAGAACCTCCAGCAGGCGATCGAGCTGTTCAAACTGGACAACGGCTTCTACCCGTCCACCGACCAGCGACTCGATTCCCTGGTGCGGATGCCCGAGACGGGACGGATCCCGAAGAACTACCGAAAGGGAGGCTACCTGGATCGCGTCCCCAAGGACCCCTGGGGGAATCCCTTCGTCTACGTATTCCCCGGGCAGCACGGAGACTACGATATCAGTTCGTACGGCGCCGACGGAGTACCTGGCGGCGAAGGCGAGGATGCCGACGTCAATTCCTGGGATGAGAAATAA